Proteins encoded together in one Thalassotalea crassostreae window:
- the ribD gene encoding bifunctional diaminohydroxyphosphoribosylaminopyrimidine deaminase/5-amino-6-(5-phosphoribosylamino)uracil reductase RibD, which produces MQRAVELAKRGQYTTSPNPNVGCVLVKNNQVIGEGWHRKAGEGHAEVNAIANAKELGHDINGATAYVTLEPCSHFGRTPPCAQGLIDAGIKHVVIGMVDPNPLVSGRGVTMLQNAGISTESGVLESACRTLNPGFIKRMSQGKPLLRCKMAASLDGKTAMQSGESKWITGSKARQDVQRFRAKSCAIISGADTVLVDDATLNVRYQELGFAKDSIEQTNLRQPTRVIIDSQNRLTPVLLLTLALFKQQSSIILVRTSLEKTAEWPHFVSELNVSEINGKANLTELMSKLGEIGFNELWLESGARLSGAFIGAGLVDELILYQAPKLMAENSFGLFDIPTLTLLKDAVQLSFKDVRMVGDDLRIIADICS; this is translated from the coding sequence ATGCAGCGTGCCGTTGAACTGGCAAAGCGTGGCCAATATACGACGTCACCAAACCCGAATGTTGGTTGTGTGCTGGTTAAAAATAATCAAGTGATAGGTGAAGGGTGGCATAGAAAGGCTGGTGAAGGCCATGCCGAAGTTAACGCTATCGCTAATGCTAAAGAATTAGGTCATGACATCAATGGTGCTACTGCCTATGTAACGCTCGAACCGTGTAGCCACTTTGGTCGAACACCGCCATGTGCTCAAGGTTTGATTGATGCAGGCATTAAGCATGTGGTTATTGGCATGGTCGATCCTAACCCTTTAGTTTCTGGCCGTGGCGTTACTATGCTACAGAATGCTGGCATTAGCACAGAATCAGGCGTATTAGAGTCTGCGTGTCGCACCTTGAATCCCGGATTTATCAAACGTATGAGTCAAGGCAAGCCATTACTTCGTTGTAAAATGGCGGCAAGCCTTGATGGCAAAACTGCCATGCAAAGTGGTGAAAGTAAATGGATAACAGGAAGTAAAGCAAGACAAGATGTGCAAAGGTTTCGCGCAAAAAGTTGTGCCATTATAAGTGGTGCAGATACGGTTTTAGTGGATGACGCAACGCTTAATGTGCGTTATCAAGAACTAGGGTTTGCTAAAGATTCTATTGAACAGACAAATCTGCGACAACCGACACGAGTGATTATTGATAGTCAAAATAGGTTAACCCCAGTTTTATTATTAACATTAGCGCTATTCAAACAACAATCATCAATAATATTAGTACGCACGTCACTTGAAAAAACCGCCGAGTGGCCTCACTTTGTAAGTGAACTTAATGTTAGCGAGATTAACGGTAAAGCGAACCTAACCGAACTTATGTCAAAGTTAGGCGAAATTGGTTTTAATGAGTTGTGGTTAGAGTCTGGTGCTCGACTTTCTGGTGCGTTTATTGGTGCCGGATTGGTTGATGAATTGATACTCTACCAAGCGCCGAAGTTAATGGCTGAAAATAGTTTTGGATTATTTGATATACCAACGCTCACTTTGCTAAAAGATGCTGTACAATTGTCGTTTAAAGATGTTCGTATGGTCGGTGATGATTTAAGAATTATCGCTGACATTTGTAGCTAA
- the fdx gene encoding ISC system 2Fe-2S type ferredoxin yields MPQIIFLPNEELCPDGLVVEADTGETVLDVALKNNIGVEHACEKVCACTTCHMIVREGFDSLEESDELEDDMLDKAWGLEPESRLGCQAIIADEDLVVEIPKYTVNMVSENH; encoded by the coding sequence ATGCCACAAATTATTTTTCTTCCTAATGAAGAGTTGTGCCCTGACGGGTTAGTAGTAGAAGCGGATACTGGTGAAACAGTTTTAGACGTCGCTTTAAAGAACAATATTGGTGTAGAACATGCTTGTGAAAAAGTATGTGCTTGTACTACTTGCCATATGATCGTGCGTGAAGGTTTTGATTCGCTTGAAGAAAGTGATGAACTTGAAGATGATATGCTAGATAAAGCCTGGGGTTTAGAACCTGAATCTCGTTTAGGTTGTCAGGCGATTATTGCTGATGAAGATCTGGTCGTTGAAATTCCAAAGTATACGGTAAATATGGTGTCTGAAAACCACTAA
- a CDS encoding IscS subfamily cysteine desulfurase, which translates to MKLPIYLDYSATTPVDKRVAEKMMQYMTNDGFFGNPASRSHKFGWQAEEAVDIARNDIADLINADPREIVFTSGATESDNLAIKGAAHFYHKRGKHIITSKTEHKAVLDTCRELERQGFEVTYLDPAADGLISVEMLEAAMRDDTVLVSIMHVNNEIGVVQDIEAIGELCRSRKIIFHVDAAQSVGKIPVDMQAAKVDLLSISAHKMYGPKGIGALYVRRKPRIRLEAQMHGGGHERGMRSGTLATHQIVGFGEAARLAKAEMTQDLEHVTAMRDRLWNGIKDMEQVFVNGDFDQRYQGNLNVSFNFVEGESLIMSLKDLAVSSGSACTSASLEPSYVLRALGLNDEMAHSSIRFSFGRFTTTEEIDYAIELIKKAIGHLRDMSPLWEMFQDGIDLDTVEWAGH; encoded by the coding sequence ATGAAATTACCAATTTATCTTGATTATTCAGCAACAACACCTGTAGATAAGCGTGTTGCCGAAAAGATGATGCAATATATGACGAATGATGGTTTCTTTGGTAACCCAGCATCTCGTTCGCATAAGTTCGGCTGGCAAGCGGAAGAAGCTGTTGATATCGCTCGTAACGATATTGCAGATCTTATCAACGCTGATCCTCGTGAAATCGTTTTTACATCAGGTGCAACTGAATCAGATAACCTTGCTATCAAAGGTGCTGCCCATTTTTACCATAAACGTGGTAAGCACATCATTACGTCAAAAACAGAACATAAAGCGGTTTTAGATACTTGTCGTGAATTAGAACGTCAAGGTTTCGAAGTTACCTATTTAGATCCAGCAGCAGATGGCCTTATTAGCGTTGAAATGCTAGAAGCAGCAATGCGTGATGATACGGTTTTGGTAAGTATCATGCATGTAAACAATGAAATTGGTGTTGTTCAAGATATCGAAGCAATTGGTGAGCTTTGTCGTTCTCGTAAGATTATTTTCCATGTAGATGCGGCTCAATCAGTAGGTAAAATTCCTGTTGATATGCAAGCAGCCAAAGTAGATTTATTGTCTATTTCAGCTCATAAAATGTACGGCCCTAAAGGGATAGGTGCACTTTATGTTCGTCGTAAACCTCGTATCCGTTTAGAAGCTCAAATGCACGGTGGTGGTCATGAACGTGGTATGCGTAGCGGCACGTTAGCAACACATCAAATTGTAGGTTTCGGTGAAGCTGCTCGTCTAGCTAAAGCGGAAATGACACAAGATTTAGAGCATGTAACTGCAATGCGTGACCGTTTATGGAACGGCATTAAAGACATGGAACAAGTATTCGTAAACGGTGATTTCGACCAACGTTATCAAGGTAACTTGAACGTGAGCTTCAACTTCGTTGAGGGCGAATCATTGATTATGTCTCTGAAAGATTTAGCGGTTTCTTCAGGCTCTGCATGTACATCTGCAAGTCTTGAACCTTCATACGTATTACGTGCGTTAGGTTTAAATGATGAAATGGCGCACAGTTCAATTCGTTTTAGTTTCGGTCGTTTTACCACAACTGAAGAAATAGATTACGCAATTGAATTAATTAAAAAAGCAATTGGTCACCTACGTGATATGTCACCTCTTTGGGAAATGTTCCAAGATGGTATCGATTTAGACACAGTAGAGTGGGCTGGTCACTAA
- the glyA gene encoding serine hydroxymethyltransferase gives MLTRDMNIADFDAELHQAMTNEAERQEHHIELIASENYCSARVLEAQGSQLTNKYAEGYPGKRYYGGCEFVDIAEQLAIDRAKELFGATYANVQPHAGSQANAAVFQALVKPGGKVLGMSLAHGGHLTHGSHVNFSGKSYEAFQYGLHPETGDIDYEELERLALEHKPEMIIGGFSAFSGVVDWARMREIADKVDAYFMVDMAHVAGLIAAGLYPNPVPHAHVVTTTTHKTLAGPRGGLIISGCNDEAIEKKLNSAVFPGGQGGPLMHIIAAKAVAFKEALQPEFKVYQQNVLDNAKAMVAVLQERGYKVVSNGTENHLLLLDLIDKDITGKDADAALGRAYITVNKNSVPNDPRSPFVTSGLRLGTPAITRRGFGTAETKELTGWICDILDDINNEDTINSVRENVKELCSRFPVYA, from the coding sequence ATGCTAACTCGTGATATGAATATTGCTGATTTCGATGCAGAATTACATCAAGCAATGACTAATGAAGCTGAACGTCAAGAACACCACATTGAACTTATTGCTTCAGAAAACTACTGTAGCGCTCGTGTACTTGAAGCTCAAGGTTCGCAATTAACTAACAAATACGCAGAAGGTTACCCTGGTAAGCGTTATTACGGTGGTTGTGAGTTCGTTGATATTGCAGAGCAATTGGCAATCGATCGTGCAAAAGAGTTATTCGGTGCAACTTATGCAAACGTTCAACCTCACGCAGGTTCACAAGCAAACGCAGCGGTTTTCCAAGCACTTGTTAAGCCAGGCGGAAAAGTACTAGGTATGAGCCTAGCGCACGGTGGACATTTAACTCACGGTTCTCATGTAAACTTTTCTGGTAAGTCATACGAAGCATTTCAATATGGTCTTCATCCTGAAACAGGTGATATCGACTATGAAGAACTTGAGCGTCTAGCATTAGAGCACAAGCCTGAAATGATCATTGGTGGTTTCTCAGCATTCTCTGGTGTTGTAGATTGGGCAAGAATGCGTGAAATCGCTGATAAAGTAGACGCTTACTTTATGGTTGATATGGCACACGTTGCCGGTCTTATTGCTGCGGGTCTTTACCCTAACCCTGTACCACACGCACACGTTGTAACAACAACGACTCATAAAACTTTAGCGGGCCCTCGTGGTGGTTTAATTATTTCTGGTTGTAATGATGAAGCAATTGAGAAGAAATTAAATTCTGCAGTTTTTCCTGGTGGTCAAGGTGGTCCTTTAATGCACATCATCGCTGCTAAAGCGGTTGCATTTAAAGAAGCTTTACAACCTGAGTTTAAAGTTTACCAGCAAAACGTATTAGATAACGCCAAAGCAATGGTTGCTGTACTACAAGAGCGTGGCTACAAAGTTGTATCTAACGGCACAGAAAACCACTTATTATTATTAGATTTAATTGATAAAGATATTACTGGTAAAGATGCTGATGCAGCATTAGGTCGTGCTTACATCACAGTAAACAAAAACTCAGTTCCAAACGATCCACGTTCTCCGTTTGTAACATCTGGTCTTCGTTTAGGTACGCCAGCGATTACTCGTCGTGGTTTTGGTACTGCTGAAACAAAAGAATTAACAGGTTGGATTTGTGATATTTTAGATGATATCAACAACGAAGATACAATCAATTCGGTACGTGAAAACGTGAAAGAATTGTGTTCTCGATTCCCTGTTTATGCTTAA
- the hscA gene encoding Fe-S protein assembly chaperone HscA yields the protein MALLQIAEPGQSTVPHQHRLAAGIDLGTTNSLVASVKSGLPETLVDESGNDILPSIVSYQAEQVLVGNAAKELSIEDPANTIVSVKRLIGRSKADIESKYPALPYVFAGDDNHPTISTRAGEINPVQVSAQILSNLVERAKAALGGDLEGVVITVPAYFDDAQRQSTKDAATLAGVNVLRLLNEPTAAAVAYGLDSGQEGVIAVYDLGGGTFDISILRLSKGVFEVLATGGDSALGGDDFDIALVDHILSNTSLERPLNASMERQVLHTACQVKEQLSNKDSAQYTLVDEDGAEHSGTVSRTEFDALIKPLVAKTLRACRRSLKDAGVSADEVQEVVMVGGSTRVPLVRTEVGSYFKRQPLTSIDPDKVVAIGAAIQADVLAGNKPDSEMLLLDVIPLSLGLETMGGLVEKVIDRNTTIPVAKAQEFTTFKDGQTAMAIHVLQGERELVEDCRSLARFELRGIPAMTAGAAHIRVTFKVDADGLLSVTAMEKSTGVESSIEVKPSFGLGETDIITMLKDSMTNAKEDMAARMLKEQQVEAARVFESVTAALAVDGKNLLTEEELTTINHELANMNSVSQLDDIAAIEEAIEKVDKITATFAERRMDSSIRTALAGHSVDEV from the coding sequence ATGGCATTATTACAAATTGCAGAGCCGGGACAAAGTACCGTTCCTCATCAACATCGCTTAGCAGCGGGCATCGATTTAGGTACGACTAACTCTTTGGTTGCTAGTGTTAAAAGTGGCCTTCCGGAAACATTAGTTGATGAAAGTGGTAATGATATTCTACCGTCAATTGTTAGCTATCAAGCTGAACAAGTTTTAGTTGGTAATGCTGCTAAAGAATTGTCTATTGAAGATCCTGCTAATACTATCGTATCGGTAAAACGTTTAATTGGCCGTTCAAAAGCAGATATCGAAAGTAAATATCCAGCGTTGCCTTATGTGTTTGCTGGCGATGATAATCACCCAACGATTAGCACTCGTGCTGGTGAAATTAATCCAGTGCAAGTATCAGCACAAATCCTGTCTAATCTTGTTGAACGTGCCAAAGCGGCTTTAGGTGGCGACTTAGAAGGTGTCGTTATTACCGTACCTGCATATTTTGATGATGCACAACGTCAAAGTACTAAAGATGCTGCAACGCTTGCTGGTGTCAATGTTTTACGATTATTGAATGAACCAACAGCTGCCGCTGTTGCTTATGGTTTAGATAGCGGTCAAGAAGGTGTGATTGCGGTTTATGACTTAGGCGGTGGTACATTCGATATCTCAATATTAAGACTGTCTAAAGGGGTCTTTGAAGTATTGGCGACCGGTGGTGATTCTGCCTTAGGTGGTGATGATTTTGATATCGCCTTAGTCGACCATATTTTGTCGAATACCTCTTTAGAAAGACCACTAAATGCTTCTATGGAACGCCAAGTTCTGCACACTGCTTGCCAAGTTAAAGAGCAGTTAAGTAATAAAGATAGCGCCCAATATACGTTAGTCGATGAAGACGGTGCTGAGCACTCAGGTACGGTAAGTCGCACTGAGTTTGATGCATTGATTAAGCCATTAGTTGCTAAAACATTGCGTGCCTGTCGCCGCTCATTAAAAGATGCAGGCGTTAGCGCTGACGAGGTGCAAGAAGTTGTCATGGTTGGCGGTTCTACTCGAGTGCCATTAGTACGAACTGAAGTAGGCAGCTATTTCAAACGCCAGCCATTAACGTCAATTGATCCTGATAAAGTTGTGGCCATAGGCGCAGCGATTCAAGCAGATGTTTTAGCTGGAAATAAACCTGACAGTGAAATGTTATTACTTGATGTCATTCCATTGTCGCTTGGTTTAGAAACCATGGGTGGATTGGTTGAAAAAGTAATCGATCGAAATACCACAATCCCTGTCGCTAAAGCGCAAGAATTTACCACCTTTAAAGATGGTCAAACAGCGATGGCAATTCATGTATTGCAGGGCGAACGTGAACTTGTTGAAGATTGTCGTTCGTTAGCGCGCTTCGAATTACGTGGTATTCCTGCAATGACAGCTGGAGCCGCTCATATACGAGTTACTTTCAAAGTGGATGCGGATGGCTTACTAAGCGTTACTGCCATGGAAAAATCGACAGGTGTTGAATCATCAATTGAAGTCAAACCGTCGTTTGGTTTAGGCGAAACTGATATTATCACCATGCTTAAAGATTCGATGACTAATGCTAAAGAAGATATGGCTGCTCGAATGTTAAAAGAGCAGCAAGTAGAAGCGGCACGAGTATTTGAAAGTGTTACAGCAGCATTAGCTGTTGATGGAAAAAATTTATTAACTGAAGAAGAATTAACAACCATCAATCATGAGTTGGCTAATATGAATTCGGTTTCACAATTAGACGATATTGCTGCCATTGAGGAAGCAATTGAAAAAGTAGATAAAATTACCGCGACTTTTGCTGAGCGTCGTATGGATTCTTCAATCCGCACCGCATTAGCAGGTCACTCGGTTGACGAGGTTTAA
- the nrdR gene encoding transcriptional regulator NrdR, whose translation MHCPFCAAVDTKVIDSRLVSDGHQVRRRRECLDCRERYTTFESAELVMPRLIKRDGSREPFNEEKMRNGLLRALEKRPVSIESIELAINHLKSKLRATGEREISSEILGNLIMDELKVLDKVAYVRFASVYRSFEDIKEFGEEIARLGDD comes from the coding sequence ATGCATTGTCCATTTTGTGCAGCGGTAGATACCAAAGTAATAGATTCTCGTTTGGTATCAGACGGGCATCAGGTTCGTCGTCGTCGCGAATGCCTTGATTGTCGTGAACGTTATACAACGTTTGAGTCAGCTGAATTAGTTATGCCTCGTTTAATTAAACGTGATGGCTCTCGTGAACCATTTAACGAAGAAAAAATGCGAAATGGTTTATTACGAGCATTAGAAAAACGCCCAGTGAGCATCGAAAGTATTGAACTGGCAATCAATCATTTGAAATCAAAATTGAGAGCAACTGGCGAGCGTGAGATCTCAAGTGAGATTTTAGGTAACCTAATTATGGATGAACTCAAAGTTTTAGATAAAGTGGCTTATGTGCGCTTTGCATCAGTCTATCGTTCATTTGAAGATATCAAAGAGTTTGGCGAAGAAATTGCCCGACTTGGTGATGACTAA
- the hscB gene encoding co-chaperone HscB, with product MNYFQLFGIEAKFSVDLTELSATYQALQKTVHPDRFAHSSAQEQLLAVQKSAQINDAYQTIKLPIARGEYLLKLRDTQLPSEQETVGDVSFLMEQMELREMLADISDASDSDAALFAAQETLDVQSQHLWQQFEQLILIDEKESNEKAGGLLRKLKFYQKLQIELERIEDSLFD from the coding sequence TTGAATTATTTTCAGTTATTTGGCATTGAAGCCAAATTTAGCGTTGATTTAACTGAGTTGTCTGCAACATATCAAGCGTTACAAAAAACGGTCCACCCCGACCGTTTTGCGCATTCTTCGGCTCAAGAACAGCTTCTTGCTGTGCAAAAATCCGCTCAAATTAACGATGCATATCAAACGATAAAATTACCTATCGCTCGTGGTGAATATTTACTTAAATTAAGAGATACCCAGTTACCTTCTGAACAAGAAACAGTGGGTGATGTGAGCTTCTTAATGGAGCAAATGGAACTGCGCGAAATGCTGGCCGATATTAGTGACGCGTCTGATAGTGATGCAGCGTTATTTGCAGCACAAGAAACGTTAGATGTGCAGTCTCAGCATTTATGGCAACAATTTGAACAGCTTATTCTTATTGATGAAAAAGAAAGTAATGAAAAAGCGGGCGGACTGCTGCGTAAACTGAAGTTTTATCAAAAGCTGCAAATTGAACTTGAGCGAATTGAAGATAGCCTGTTTGACTAA
- a CDS encoding riboflavin synthase: MFTGIVEAVGKINAINLNAAGARVVVDSSTLDMSDVNLGDSIATNGICLTVVAFDCNSYSADVSNETLTRTGFANYKPGQMVNLEKAMLPTTRFGGHMVSGHVDAIGKIEAIKHNGNSIDYWLELPEQIKQYVAEKGSITIDGVSLTVNSVENNRFRLTIVPHTTEQTIISSYKVGQLVNLEVDLIARYIERLLFCKQQDQAPAAGVTEELLLKSGYIK, from the coding sequence ATGTTTACCGGAATTGTAGAAGCCGTTGGCAAAATCAACGCAATTAATTTAAACGCAGCTGGTGCGCGTGTCGTTGTCGATAGTTCAACCCTTGATATGTCAGATGTAAATCTTGGCGACTCAATTGCAACCAATGGCATCTGCTTGACTGTCGTTGCATTTGACTGCAATAGCTATAGCGCCGACGTCTCAAATGAAACATTAACTCGTACTGGCTTTGCTAACTATAAACCTGGGCAAATGGTTAATCTGGAAAAAGCGATGTTACCAACGACACGCTTTGGTGGCCACATGGTTAGTGGTCACGTTGATGCGATTGGTAAAATTGAAGCGATTAAACATAACGGCAACTCGATAGATTATTGGTTAGAGCTGCCAGAGCAAATCAAACAATACGTTGCTGAGAAAGGCTCTATTACTATTGATGGTGTTAGTTTAACGGTAAATAGTGTTGAAAATAACCGTTTTCGTTTAACGATTGTGCCACATACGACAGAACAAACTATCATTAGTAGTTATAAAGTGGGACAGCTGGTTAATCTAGAAGTAGATTTAATCGCCCGCTACATTGAAAGATTATTATTTTGTAAGCAGCAAGATCAAGCTCCTGCTGCTGGTGTTACAGAAGAGCTGCTATTAAAAAGCGGTTATATTAAGTAA
- the iscA gene encoding iron-sulfur cluster assembly protein IscA translates to MAITMTPAASERVRSFLANRGKGLGLRLGIKTTGCSGLAYVLEFVDDLNADDEVFTIDNVNIIVDGKSLVHIDGTELDFVKEGLNEGFKFTNPNAKGECGCGESFNV, encoded by the coding sequence ATGGCTATTACAATGACGCCAGCGGCAAGTGAACGAGTACGTTCGTTTCTTGCTAATCGCGGTAAAGGTTTAGGATTACGTCTTGGTATAAAAACCACTGGCTGTTCTGGACTTGCCTATGTACTTGAGTTCGTCGACGACTTAAATGCTGACGACGAAGTATTTACTATTGATAATGTGAACATCATTGTTGATGGAAAATCATTAGTACACATCGATGGTACCGAACTCGATTTTGTTAAAGAAGGCTTAAATGAAGGCTTCAAATTCACCAATCCAAACGCCAAAGGCGAATGTGGTTGCGGTGAGAGCTTTAACGTATAA
- the ribBA gene encoding bifunctional 3,4-dihydroxy-2-butanone-4-phosphate synthase/GTP cyclohydrolase II codes for MNLHTPQEIIADIKAGKMVILMDDEDRENEGDFIMAAEKVTPEAINFMATHGRGLICMPMSREKCEKLDLPLMVDKNDAQFTTNFTVSIEAARGVTTGISAADRATTVLAACDANADKRSIVQPGHIFPLIAKDGGVLNRAGHTEAGVDLARMAGCEPAAVIVEILNEDGTMARRPDLEVIAEKHGVKMGTIADLIEYRNETETTITRVSECKLPTQFGEFDLVAFTDTIDGQTHFALTKGEIKPDQPTLVRVHLENTFRDLLFSTRDSKNTWPIGNALERIGKEGGVLVLLGKHESPQQLIKQVEKYAQQDAGIEVNEIQKHVGSRNVGVGSQILANLGVHKMRLLSSQTKYHSLGGFGLEIVEYISE; via the coding sequence ATGAATTTACACACCCCACAAGAAATCATTGCAGACATTAAAGCCGGTAAAATGGTTATCTTGATGGATGATGAAGATCGTGAGAACGAAGGCGATTTCATCATGGCAGCAGAAAAAGTTACGCCAGAAGCAATCAACTTTATGGCCACTCATGGTCGTGGTTTGATTTGTATGCCAATGTCTCGTGAAAAGTGTGAGAAGTTAGATTTACCATTAATGGTTGATAAAAACGACGCGCAATTTACCACAAACTTTACTGTTTCAATCGAAGCTGCTCGTGGTGTCACAACTGGTATTTCAGCTGCAGATCGCGCAACAACAGTATTAGCTGCCTGTGACGCCAATGCCGATAAGCGCTCTATCGTGCAACCAGGTCATATCTTCCCATTAATTGCTAAAGATGGTGGTGTCCTAAACCGTGCTGGACATACTGAAGCCGGTGTTGATTTGGCTCGTATGGCAGGTTGTGAACCAGCAGCTGTTATTGTTGAGATCCTTAACGAAGACGGCACCATGGCAAGACGTCCAGATTTAGAAGTGATTGCAGAAAAGCATGGTGTGAAAATGGGGACCATTGCTGATTTAATCGAATATCGAAACGAGACCGAAACCACAATTACACGCGTTAGCGAATGTAAATTACCAACACAGTTTGGTGAGTTTGATTTAGTTGCATTTACCGACACCATTGATGGTCAAACACACTTTGCCTTAACTAAAGGTGAAATTAAACCGGATCAGCCAACACTCGTTCGTGTGCATTTAGAAAACACATTCCGTGATTTATTATTCTCGACACGTGATAGCAAAAATACTTGGCCGATTGGCAATGCTTTAGAGCGCATTGGTAAAGAAGGCGGCGTATTGGTATTACTAGGCAAGCACGAATCACCTCAGCAGCTAATTAAGCAGGTTGAAAAGTACGCACAACAAGATGCCGGTATCGAAGTGAATGAGATTCAAAAACACGTTGGCTCACGCAACGTCGGCGTTGGTTCGCAAATTCTTGCTAACCTTGGCGTTCACAAAATGCGCCTATTAAGCTCACAAACCAAATACCATTCATTAGGTGGCTTTGGTTTAGAAATTGTTGAGTATATTTCTGAATAA
- a CDS encoding DUF808 domain-containing protein → MAGTSLIALIDKIAVVLDDVALMTKVAAKKTAGVLGDDLALNAQQVQGVRADRELPVVWAVAKGSFINKVILVPSALLISAFIPVLITPLLMIGGLYLCFEGVEKITHSLFRSKAEKEEEHQHDIQALVDENIDMLEYEQDKIKGAIKTDFILSAEIIVIALGTVQDKGILEQTSVVTLIALLMTVGVYGLVAAIVKLDDLGLYLVAKENASKMAKATGNFLLSFAPKLMRTLAIVGTAAMFLVGGGILVHGLPFAHHMLVDIEAGIQSTVAAWFAAPAFNAVTGIIAGTIALLLFKAVSKIATIFKP, encoded by the coding sequence ATGGCTGGTACTAGCCTCATCGCTTTAATTGATAAGATTGCCGTTGTTCTTGATGACGTCGCACTAATGACTAAGGTCGCTGCTAAGAAAACTGCGGGGGTGTTAGGAGATGATTTAGCACTCAATGCGCAACAAGTTCAAGGTGTTAGGGCAGATAGAGAGCTGCCAGTTGTATGGGCCGTTGCTAAGGGCTCATTTATCAATAAAGTCATCTTAGTACCAAGTGCCTTGCTGATCAGTGCTTTTATTCCAGTACTGATAACCCCATTGCTGATGATTGGTGGCTTATATCTTTGTTTTGAAGGTGTTGAGAAAATTACCCATAGCCTGTTTCGCTCAAAGGCTGAAAAAGAAGAAGAGCATCAACATGATATTCAGGCGCTAGTTGATGAAAATATCGATATGCTCGAGTATGAGCAGGACAAGATAAAAGGTGCAATCAAAACAGACTTTATTCTATCTGCAGAAATTATCGTTATTGCACTTGGTACCGTACAGGATAAAGGGATTCTCGAACAAACAAGCGTTGTTACCTTGATTGCATTATTAATGACTGTTGGTGTTTATGGCTTAGTTGCAGCAATCGTTAAACTCGATGACTTGGGGCTTTACTTAGTCGCTAAAGAAAATGCCAGCAAAATGGCAAAAGCCACAGGAAACTTCCTACTTAGCTTTGCTCCTAAATTAATGAGAACGTTAGCGATTGTTGGTACCGCTGCAATGTTTTTAGTTGGCGGTGGTATCTTAGTTCATGGATTACCTTTTGCTCATCATATGTTGGTTGATATCGAAGCTGGAATTCAATCAACTGTCGCAGCTTGGTTTGCAGCACCAGCATTTAATGCAGTGACGGGTATTATTGCAGGCACTATAGCTTTATTGCTGTTTAAAGCAGTAAGTAAAATAGCGACAATATTTAAGCCTTAA
- the iscU gene encoding Fe-S cluster assembly scaffold IscU: protein MAYSEKVIDHYENPRNVGSFDKNDPSVATGMVGAPACGDVMKLQLKIDDEGIIEDAKFKTYGCGSAIASSSLVTEWVKGKSIEEAGEIKNTDISEELALPPVKIHCSILAEDAIKAAIEDYKAKQEG from the coding sequence ATGGCTTATAGTGAAAAAGTAATCGATCATTATGAAAATCCACGTAACGTGGGTTCATTTGACAAAAACGATCCATCAGTAGCAACCGGTATGGTTGGCGCACCAGCTTGTGGTGACGTAATGAAGTTACAATTAAAAATTGATGACGAAGGCATTATCGAAGATGCTAAATTTAAAACTTACGGTTGTGGTAGTGCTATCGCCTCAAGTTCTTTAGTAACTGAGTGGGTTAAAGGTAAATCTATTGAAGAAGCTGGCGAAATTAAAAACACTGATATTTCAGAAGAATTAGCCCTTCCTCCAGTGAAAATTCACTGTTCGATTTTAGCGGAAGATGCAATCAAAGCTGCAATTGAAGATTACAAAGCGAAACAAGAAGGCTAG